A window from Peromyscus eremicus chromosome 1, PerEre_H2_v1, whole genome shotgun sequence encodes these proteins:
- the Gmfg gene encoding glia maturation factor gamma isoform X3: MVVLEEEFQNISPEELRSELPERQPRFVVYSYKYSHADGRVSYPLCFIFSSPVGCKPEQQMMYAGSKNRLVQTAELTKVFEIRTTEDLTEAWLQEKLAFFR, translated from the exons ATGGTGGTGCTGGAGGAAGAATTCCag AACATTTCCCCAGAGGAACTTAGATCGGAGTTGCCAGAGAGACAGCCCAG GTTTGTGGTCTACAGCTACAAGTACTCGCATGCTGATGGCAGGGTGTCCTACCCTCTGTGTTTCATCTTCTCCAGCCCTGTGG GCTGCAAGCCTGAGCAACAGATGATGTACGCCGGGAGTAAAAACAGGCTGGTGCAGACGGCGGAGCTTACTAAG GTGTTTGAAATCCGCACCACGGAAGACCTCACCGAGGCCTGGCTTCAAGAAAAGTTAGCTTTCTTTCGTTGA
- the Gmfg gene encoding glia maturation factor gamma isoform X4, protein MKVDKDRQMVVLEEEFQNISPEELRSELPERQPRFVVYSYKYSHADGRVSYPLCFIFSSPVGCKPEQQMMYAGSKNRLVQTAELTKVFEIRTTEDLTEAWLQEKLAFFR, encoded by the exons A TGAAAGTGGACAAAGACCGGCAGATGGTGGTGCTGGAGGAAGAATTCCag AACATTTCCCCAGAGGAACTTAGATCGGAGTTGCCAGAGAGACAGCCCAG GTTTGTGGTCTACAGCTACAAGTACTCGCATGCTGATGGCAGGGTGTCCTACCCTCTGTGTTTCATCTTCTCCAGCCCTGTGG GCTGCAAGCCTGAGCAACAGATGATGTACGCCGGGAGTAAAAACAGGCTGGTGCAGACGGCGGAGCTTACTAAG GTGTTTGAAATCCGCACCACGGAAGACCTCACCGAGGCCTGGCTTCAAGAAAAGTTAGCTTTCTTTCGTTGA
- the Gmfg gene encoding glia maturation factor gamma isoform X1, translated as MSDSLVVCEVDPELKEKLRKFRFRKETNNAAIIMKVDKDRQMVVLEEEFQNISPEELRSELPERQPRFVVYSYKYSHADGRVSYPLCFIFSSPVGCKPEQQMMYAGSKNRLVQTAELTKVFEIRTTEDLTEAWLQEKLAFFR; from the exons ATG TCGGATTCCCTGGTGGTGTGTGAAGTGGACCCGGAGCTAAAGGAAAAGCTGAGGAAATTCCGTTTCCGAAAAGAGACCAACAATGCAGCCATCATAA TGAAAGTGGACAAAGACCGGCAGATGGTGGTGCTGGAGGAAGAATTCCag AACATTTCCCCAGAGGAACTTAGATCGGAGTTGCCAGAGAGACAGCCCAG GTTTGTGGTCTACAGCTACAAGTACTCGCATGCTGATGGCAGGGTGTCCTACCCTCTGTGTTTCATCTTCTCCAGCCCTGTGG GCTGCAAGCCTGAGCAACAGATGATGTACGCCGGGAGTAAAAACAGGCTGGTGCAGACGGCGGAGCTTACTAAG GTGTTTGAAATCCGCACCACGGAAGACCTCACCGAGGCCTGGCTTCAAGAAAAGTTAGCTTTCTTTCGTTGA